In one Sporomusa sphaeroides DSM 2875 genomic region, the following are encoded:
- a CDS encoding YueI family protein, which yields MLNDTNKICQVWNQKDALEQTLLAGLHGGPEIKKEEKQAYLGVFREQVIAFLTQDQVKEAALYPEIAEALEHEKFQKLIINSSLAAYYTNKYQTLAREKNKAYTMVADADCARAAGLVVAGSEAVDLQDIAVDDRRLRLQKLGVSEKLIASAGKKICETCLNSILSLDPREAINYSGLTWLDRLTGERCPAHQD from the coding sequence ATGCTGAATGATACCAACAAAATCTGTCAAGTCTGGAACCAGAAAGACGCCTTGGAGCAAACCCTTCTTGCAGGCCTGCATGGCGGACCGGAAATAAAGAAGGAAGAAAAGCAGGCTTATTTAGGGGTATTCAGAGAACAGGTCATTGCTTTCCTTACCCAGGACCAGGTGAAAGAAGCTGCCCTTTATCCGGAAATTGCCGAAGCCCTGGAGCATGAGAAATTTCAAAAACTGATTATCAACAGCAGCCTGGCTGCTTATTATACCAACAAATACCAAACGCTGGCCAGAGAAAAGAACAAAGCCTACACCATGGTTGCCGATGCTGATTGTGCCCGGGCGGCAGGCCTTGTTGTAGCAGGCAGCGAGGCAGTAGACCTGCAGGATATTGCTGTCGACGACCGCCGGCTGCGGCTGCAAAAATTAGGGGTTTCCGAAAAACTCATTGCCAGCGCCGGCAAAAAAATTTGTGAAACCTGCTTAAACAGCATTCTCAGTCTCGACCCGCGTGAAGCAATAAACTATTCCGGGCTTACCTGGCTGGACAGGCTCACCGGCGAACGCTGCCCGGCCCATCAGGATTAA
- a CDS encoding CdaR family transcriptional regulator: protein MIITAELAQHIVDNIMPLVQQNINIMDSAGVIVGSGQKSRLNTYHQGAMEVIRSGQVVEIFPEDMERYPGALPGLNWPIVLGSQVVGAVGVSGHPDKVRNTTKLVKMVTELILERENLVEEFRANLQLREQFMQHVLSDRYQDNAIAKTAKLLRFSLNLPRLVAVVSVGLIIRDACNQYGVHDLVALRTRETLAQLLEHSSLLDSQDLFVFFEDELVILKQFPADAGEAEFYQWGSAILSLLGGPQQQGLRMGLGSFTGSPAELHESYKEALFSQNNKMDGTAVASIYDFDILVDYLIKEPGAIHSCLALKKLKDLILAQLDRKYDMRNTVNALLDNNLNVSSAAKALFVHRNTLVFRLEKLKELTGLCPSQSLNHAMLCRILFSY from the coding sequence ATGATTATCACGGCAGAATTAGCTCAGCACATTGTGGATAATATTATGCCGCTGGTCCAGCAAAATATCAATATTATGGATAGTGCCGGCGTGATTGTCGGGTCCGGCCAAAAGAGCCGGCTCAATACTTATCATCAAGGTGCGATGGAGGTTATCCGCAGCGGGCAGGTTGTAGAAATATTTCCTGAGGATATGGAGCGTTATCCCGGGGCGCTTCCTGGTTTAAACTGGCCCATTGTTCTCGGCAGCCAGGTGGTTGGTGCGGTGGGGGTTTCCGGCCATCCCGACAAGGTGCGCAATACCACCAAGCTAGTAAAAATGGTCACAGAACTCATTTTGGAGCGGGAAAACCTGGTGGAGGAATTCAGAGCCAATCTTCAGCTCAGGGAACAATTCATGCAGCATGTTTTGTCAGACCGCTATCAGGACAATGCCATAGCAAAAACAGCAAAATTGTTGCGCTTTAGCCTAAACCTGCCGCGGCTGGTGGCGGTTGTTTCTGTTGGCCTCATCATCCGGGATGCATGTAATCAGTATGGAGTGCATGATTTGGTAGCGCTTAGGACAAGGGAAACACTCGCCCAACTGCTGGAGCATTCCTCGCTGCTCGATTCCCAGGACCTGTTTGTTTTTTTTGAAGATGAATTGGTTATTCTCAAACAATTCCCGGCAGATGCCGGCGAGGCTGAGTTTTACCAATGGGGCTCAGCCATACTTTCACTGCTTGGCGGCCCGCAGCAGCAAGGTTTGCGTATGGGGCTGGGGAGCTTTACCGGCTCGCCGGCAGAACTTCATGAGTCTTACAAGGAGGCCCTATTCTCGCAAAATAATAAAATGGACGGCACTGCTGTTGCTTCCATTTATGATTTTGATATACTTGTCGATTATCTTATCAAGGAGCCGGGCGCTATTCATTCTTGTCTGGCGTTGAAGAAATTGAAAGACCTCATACTGGCACAGCTTGACCGCAAATATGATATGCGCAATACTGTCAATGCCCTGCTGGATAATAACCTGAACGTGTCAAGCGCGGCTAAGGCATTATTTGTCCATCGCAACACCCTGGTTTTCCGTTTGGAAAAACTAAAAGAACTGACAGGGTTGTGTCCCAGTCAGTCCTTAAATCATGCAATGCTTTGCCGGATACTATTCAGTTATTAA